A window of Hevea brasiliensis isolate MT/VB/25A 57/8 chromosome 14, ASM3005281v1, whole genome shotgun sequence contains these coding sequences:
- the LOC110661287 gene encoding probable sugar phosphate/phosphate translocator At3g11320: MKTTSRLFTIGLVAAWYSSNIGVLLLNKYLLSNYGFKYPIFLTMCHMTACSLLSYIAIAWMKMVPMQTIRSRLQFLKISALSLVFCVSVVFGNISLRFLPVSFNQAVGATTPFFTAVFAYLMTLKREAWLTYVTLIPVVTGVIIASGGEPSFHLFGFIMCISATAARALKSVLQGILLSSEGEKLNSMNLLLYMAPIAVVFLLPATLIMEDNVVGITLALARDDIKIVWYLLFNSALAYFVNLTNFLVTKHTSALTLQVLGNAKGAVAVVVSILIFRNPVSVTGMLGYTLTVFGVILYSEAKKRSK; the protein is encoded by the exons ATGAAGACCACGTCCCGGTTGTTCACGATCGGTCTAGTGGCCGCCTGGTACTCCTCGAATATTGGGGTTCTGTTGCTGAACAAGTATTTGCTAAGCAATTACGGATTCAAGTACCCGATCTTCCTTACCATGTGTCATATGACTGCTTGTAGTTTGCTTAGCTATATAGCCATTGCATGGATGAAGATGGTCCCTATGCAGACAATTCGCTCTCGCCTTCAATTCCTCAAGATCTCCGCCTTGAGTCTCGTCTTTTGTGTATCGGTCGTGTTTGGTAACATTTCTTTGAGGTTCCTTCCCGTCTCTTTCAATCAGGCTGTAGGTGCTACGACACCGTTTTTTACTGCTGTTTTCGCTTATTTGATGACCCTTAAGAGAGAGGCTTGGCTTACTTATGTCACCTTGATTCCAGTCGTTACTGGAGTAATTATTGCCAGTGGG GGTGAACCAAGTTTTCATCTATTTGGGTTTATAATGTGCATTTCTGCTACAGCTGCAAGGGCACTCAAATCagtgctacaagggattttgcttTCTTCTGAGGG GGAGAAGCTGAATTCTATGAACCTTCTTCTATACATGGCTCCTATAGCTGTTGTCTTTTTACTTCCGGCAACTCTTATCATGGAAGACAATGTGGTTGGTATTACACTGGCTCTTGCCAGAGACGATATCAAGATTGTTTGGTACCTACTATTCAACTCAGCGCTAGCATATTTTGTAAATTTGACCAATTTTTTGGTCACAAAACACACCAGTGCTTTGACTTTACAG GTTCTAGGAAATGCAAAAGGGGCTGTGGCTGTTGtggtttcaattttaattttcagaaatccAGTTTCTGTAACTGGAATGCTTGGTTACACACTTACAGTCTTTGGAGTCATCCTGTACAGTGAAGCCAAGAAACGGAGCAAATGA